In Paludibaculum fermentans, the genomic stretch GATCACAAGTTCGATCCCATCCCACAGCAGGACTACTACAACCTGCAGGCGGTGTTTGCCGGTGTGGATCGTGCCGACCGCCCGTTCGACGACGATCCGGCCCTGTTCCAGAAGAGGCAGGCGCTGCTGCAGCAGAAGCAGGCGATTCAGCGGCGGCTGGATCCGCTGCTGGACAAGGTGGAGTTCGCCACGAGTCCGGCGATTGAGGCGCTGGACAGCTCGATCCAGGACGCCAGCCTGCTGATCACTCATATGGGCGAACCCAAGACGCCGGCCGAGGCCGCGCAGAAGCAGGAATTGGAGACGCGCCGCACGGCCGACCGGGCGAAGCGCAAGCAACTGGTCGACGCGATCGTCGGGCCTGAAACGTATGCAGCGATCGAGCGGGTCAAGGCCGAGTTCGCGCCGATTGACGAGCAGTTGAAGGCGCTGCCGAAGCCGCGGCTGGTGTACGCTCCGGCGAGCTACTTTCAACGGGCGGGTACGTTCCGGCCGGCGCTGCAGCCGCGTCCGGTGACCGTGCTGGGGCGAGGCAATGTGCGCGCTCCCGGGAATCCGGCGTTTGCGGCGGGCCTGAGTTGCGTGTCCGGACTCCAGGCGAGGTTCGAGCTGGCGGATCCCAACGACGAAGGCAGGCGCCGCGCGGCACTGGCGCAGTGGATTACCGCCAAGGACAACATGCTGACCTGGCGATCGATTGTGAATCGCGTCTGGCAGTATCACTTCGGCACGGGCATTGTGGAGACGGCCAGCGACTTCGGACGCATGGGCGCCAAACCGTCGCATCCCGAGATGCTCGACTGGCTGGCCGTCTGGTTCCGCGACGAGGCGCACGGCTCGCTGAAGCAGTTACACCGGCTGATCGTGACCAGCGCGGCGTATCAGCAGGCGTCCGCGCAACGCGAGGACGGCGCGAAGGTCGATGCCGACAACCGGCTGTTGTGGCGGATGAACCGCACGCGGCTCGACGCCGAGGCGTTTCGCGATTCGGTGCTGGCCGTGTCGGGCAAGATCGATCTCACCGCCGGCGGGCCGCCGGTGCAGATGTTCTTCTTCAAGGACGATCACTCGCCGGTGTACGACTATGCCCGGTTCGATCCGGACAGTCCCGGAGCCTACCGCCGCAGCATCTACCGCCTGATTGTGCGTAGCGTGCCGGATCCGTTCCTGGAGCGGCTGGACTGCCCGGATCCATCGGTGCTGACGCCGAAGCGGTCGACCACGATTACCGCGATCCAGGCGCTGGCGGCGTGGAACAACATCTTTGTCCTGCGCATGTCGGAGCACTTCGCGGAGCTGCTGCGCGGGCGGGAGTCCGATGCGGCGGCGCAGGTGCGGGAGGCGATCCGGCTGGCGCTGGGCCGGGAAGCGACGGAGCGCGAGCTGGAGCTCTACGCGAAGTACGCCCAGCAGCAGGGGCTCGCCAACTTCTGCCGCGTGCTGTTCAACACCAACGAGTTTCTGTTCATCGATTGAGGAGCGCCGGAATGAACCGTCGAACTTTTCTGTGGAACCATGGCGGCGGGCTGGGCGGGGTTGCCCTGGCGCATATGCTGGCGCGCAACGCGGCCGCCAGCGGCAAGGGCCGGCCTGAGCTGAACGGCGGGCTGCACCACAAGGCGCGGGCCAAGCGCGTGATCCAGCTCTTCATGTCGGGCGCGGCGAGCCAGTGCGACACCTTCGATTACAAGCCGCTGCTGATCCAGAAGGGCGGGCAGGCCTGGGATCCGGGCGAGAAGGTGGAGCTGTTCCAGAGCAATCCGGGCGTGGTGATGCCGAGTCCGTGGGGCTGGAAGCAGTACGGGCAATGCGGCAAGTGGGTGAGCGACCTGCTCCCCCACACGGCGGGTTGTGTCGACGACATCGCGTTTGTGGCGTCGATGATGGCGAAGTCGAACGTGCACGGGCCCGCCACATTCATGCAGAATACGGGGTTCATCCTACCGGGTTTTCCCAGCGCCGGAGCGTGGGTCTCGTATGCGCTGGGCAGCGAGGCCGAGAACCTGCCGGACTTCGTGGTGCTGCCGGACCCGCGTGGGATGCCGCCGAACGGGGCGGCCAACTGGTCGTCCGGATTCCTGCCCGCGTCCAATCAGGCGACGACGATCCGCGTGGGCACGCCTACGCCGATTCACGATTTACGTCCGCCGAAGGAGGCCGGGTTTATTACGGACGAGAGCGAACGGCAAGGGTTGGCCCTGCTGGACCAGGTCAATAAGATGCATGCGGCAGAGCGGGCCGGTGACTTGCGTCTGGATGCGCGGATTGCGTCGTATGAGATGGCCGCGCGGCTGCAGTTGAGCGCGCCGACCGTGCTCGACATTTCGGGCGAGTCGAAGGCGACTCGCGATGCGTACGGGCTGGACGAGGCGATTACGGCGGATATGGGACAGCGCTGCCTGGTGGCGCGGCGACTGGTTGAGCGCGGCGTCCGATTCGTGCAGGTGTGGAGCGGAGCGGACAATGGCTTCCCGCGCCGCAATTGGGACAGTCACGAGAATCTGGCCAAGGATCACGGCGAATTGGGCCGGGCCTTGGATAAACCGGTGGCCGGCCTGTTGAAGGATCTGAAGGCGCGCGGACTGCTGGAAGACACCATCGTCTACTGGACCACGGAGTTCGGACGGATGCCTTGTAGCCAGGGCAGCAAGGGTCGCGATCACAACCCGTTCGGCTTTACGTCGTGGTTCGCCGGCGGCGGATTCAAGGGCGGTACGACCTACGGGGCGACGGATGAGTGGTCGTATAAAGCCGTGGACAAGCCGGTGTACTGCTATGACGTGCATGCGACGTTGCTGCATGCGATGGGGATCGATCATACGAAGTTGACGTTCCGGCACAACGGGATCGACCGGCGGCTGACGGACGTACATGGGGTGGTGATTCCGGAAATGCTGAGCTGAATGGCCGGACTTTGGCGCGGAGTTTTCCGGGTAGATCTGACATAATCGGGGCGAAGTGAGTCGAAGTAGATGATGCGACCCATGATTGCCCGCTTTGCGCGGTTCGCGATGCTCCTCCCGTCTGTCCTCCTGGCGAACGGAATGGCTTGGGGCTGCTTCTGCGTGGGTACTCCACGCAGGGCCTGCGAAGGCTTCGTTGACAGCGATATTCTCTTCACCGGCCGGGTGACACGCATTGAGCCTCGAACGGATCAGGAGATAACGACCCGTGTGCTCAGCATGCTGTCACCAGCGGCTGGCGCAAAGCTTCGCGCACGCAAACCCCTCACCAATGAGGAGATGCTCGATGCCCTGAGGAAACTGCTGCCGGCGGAGGCCTTTCGGGCGCTCGAGGCGAAGTCGGGAGCGGCTCTGGAGCTGGATTTTCAAGGCGCCTTTTCAACCAGGGCGGCGCACATCCAAGTATTGGAGCGATTTCACGGGGATGTGGCGCACGAGGTGGAAATCCCCTTCGGAACGAGCAGTTGCGATTTTAAGTTCCAGGAGGAGCGCGAGTATCTGATTGATGCCTTCAGGGACCAGAAGTCCGGTGGCCTCAGAACAGGCTCATGTTCAGGGACCGCGGAAATCAAGGATCCGCACCAGTTGGATATGTATCGAAATCTCCTGAGCCGATCGGCACCACCCACGGTGTTCGGGTTTGTTACCAGGCAGCCATCGGACTTGGAGCTCTTCTATCGAGCCTCAAAGCCGGTGGCCCAGGCCACCATCACTATCCGCTCCGGAGAACAGACCTGGCGGGCATCGACAGATGCTCGGGGGGAGTATTCACTGGCCTTGCCAGCACCTGGCTCCTATCAGGTCGAGGCCGGCCTGAGCGAGCTGCCTGAGCGGCAGCGGGTTCTTAGGCTCGACGTGCTGCCCGGCCAGTGCCAGCGTGTGAACTTCTCCGCTATTCCGATGGGCAGTATTCGTGGAAGGCTGCTCGACGCCGACGGCCATGGGGTGGCTGGCGAACTCGTGGAAATTCGCGGGGTGCCTCCTACGCTCGACCCAAGGCACATCAGCAAGGAATACACCCAAGCCGACGGTATGTTTCGGATTCCACGACTCATCTCCGGCGAATACCGGCTGTTGATCAATCCCGGTTTGCCGCCACGGAAGCGGAGATGGATGGGCGACCGTTCGCCTTACGGAGAGACTTTTTACTCAGGAGCCGCCCCAAAGGATCAAGCCGTGACCATTCATCTCGATCCCGGCCAGGATCTCGACAATCTGGAATTCCGTCTACCGCCGGCGGCTCCGGAATGGCGCATGCACGGGGAGATCCAGGCTCCGGACGATGACCTTGAAGCGGTGAAGGTTTGGTTGGTGGAGGAAGGCTGGCCGGAGGATAAGGCGGTGATCGACGGAGTCCGGGTGGGTGTGGATGGGCAGTTCACCCTGGTAGGCGCCCAGGGCCGTTCGTATGCCATCTTCGGCCACTACCGGGATGCAAATGTACACTACCATTCCGCGATTACGCCGCTGATTCCTGGCGCACAGAGTCCCATCCGGCTGGTTCTGGAAGCGGCCCCCGCTAACGAAGACTGCGAACTCTGCCGTAAGTATCAACATCTCGACATCTCGCCAGATTGGAAGTGACGGGAGGCCGATCCCGGCTAACATAGCCATATGTCTCGCCGACGTACTCTCTGTCTCCTGGCCGCTTTTGCGCTGGCCACCCCTGCACTGCCCGCCGCCGAGGGCGACTCCCTCGAAGCCACTGTCCAGGCCGTGTACGCCGTCATCTCCGGACCGGCCGGCACGCGCGACTGGGCGAAGTTCCGCTCGCTGTTCACGGCGGGCGCGCGGCTGATTCCCGTTCGGCACACCGCCGAGGGCAATACGCCTCGCGTGATGACGCCCGATGATTACGTGCAAATGGCCGGCGCCAACTTCGAGAAGGCCGGCTTCTTTGAAACCGAAGTCAGCCGCAAGGTGGAGCGCTATGGCTCCATCGCGCATGTCTTCAGCACCTACGAGTCGCGGCGCGCACCCGATGAAAAGCCCTTCGCGCG encodes the following:
- a CDS encoding PSD1 and planctomycete cytochrome C domain-containing protein; this translates as MRAAFLVLWVLSVHAAEPVSYQRSVQPILAERCQMCHNARNASGQFSAASVPSLLRGGVSGPAVKPAQADASLLVQVISGEKPRMPKAGAPLSAAEVATIRRWIEEGARDDSSGAATTQAWWSLKPLQAVQPPNLKDPWIQNPIDAFILDKLRANTLSPSQPAGRRTLIRRVYQDLIGLPPTPAEVSAFVKDESPDAYAQVVDRLLASPRYGERWARHWFDVMHYGESHGYDKDKPRLNAWPYRDWVIRAFNEDKPYARFVQEQIAGDALFPTDPQALVATGFLAAGPWDFVGHQELREGTVDKDLTRVLDRDDMVATTVSTFTSMTAHCARCHDHKFDPIPQQDYYNLQAVFAGVDRADRPFDDDPALFQKRQALLQQKQAIQRRLDPLLDKVEFATSPAIEALDSSIQDASLLITHMGEPKTPAEAAQKQELETRRTADRAKRKQLVDAIVGPETYAAIERVKAEFAPIDEQLKALPKPRLVYAPASYFQRAGTFRPALQPRPVTVLGRGNVRAPGNPAFAAGLSCVSGLQARFELADPNDEGRRRAALAQWITAKDNMLTWRSIVNRVWQYHFGTGIVETASDFGRMGAKPSHPEMLDWLAVWFRDEAHGSLKQLHRLIVTSAAYQQASAQREDGAKVDADNRLLWRMNRTRLDAEAFRDSVLAVSGKIDLTAGGPPVQMFFFKDDHSPVYDYARFDPDSPGAYRRSIYRLIVRSVPDPFLERLDCPDPSVLTPKRSTTITAIQALAAWNNIFVLRMSEHFAELLRGRESDAAAQVREAIRLALGREATERELELYAKYAQQQGLANFCRVLFNTNEFLFID
- a CDS encoding DUF1501 domain-containing protein, which encodes MNRRTFLWNHGGGLGGVALAHMLARNAAASGKGRPELNGGLHHKARAKRVIQLFMSGAASQCDTFDYKPLLIQKGGQAWDPGEKVELFQSNPGVVMPSPWGWKQYGQCGKWVSDLLPHTAGCVDDIAFVASMMAKSNVHGPATFMQNTGFILPGFPSAGAWVSYALGSEAENLPDFVVLPDPRGMPPNGAANWSSGFLPASNQATTIRVGTPTPIHDLRPPKEAGFITDESERQGLALLDQVNKMHAAERAGDLRLDARIASYEMAARLQLSAPTVLDISGESKATRDAYGLDEAITADMGQRCLVARRLVERGVRFVQVWSGADNGFPRRNWDSHENLAKDHGELGRALDKPVAGLLKDLKARGLLEDTIVYWTTEFGRMPCSQGSKGRDHNPFGFTSWFAGGGFKGGTTYGATDEWSYKAVDKPVYCYDVHATLLHAMGIDHTKLTFRHNGIDRRLTDVHGVVIPEMLS